A window of the Aspergillus flavus chromosome 6, complete sequence genome harbors these coding sequences:
- a CDS encoding putative cytochrome P450, which yields MGKASFVPNLLTIMDRKEHARHRRLIGIGFSQSAMKSVNERLLHHVKSFYHVAYNAGLPDEANGWSHPLTMSDLCSYLTFNVMADFIYGKSYDLIHCPDYRHLLEHIEESNLRTGVLLYCPQLYIGRLDRKLFPRASTGNKTIHSFINQIIQERKSENGVGQSIYEQLGTQRKSTDHPLTPEEIRSEAMLLTIAGNDTTSTALCAALFYLGKNLHAYEKLAAEIRTKFSVVDGIGQDETLRNCHYLHACTYESLRMSPPVGSSMWREVGPGGTSIDGEFIPCGYGVGTGIYSIHHNPKYFPRPHDFIPERWLSEKDGFICKEQADIPFAAYILFSAGTRACLGRHLAITELLTTIAALVLLYDFRISHTENGELGCGHALGRHGRTNPGEFQLYHRVTSGKEGPILQLRPRKGN from the exons ATGGGCAAAGCATCTTTCGTCCCTAATCTACTCACGATTATGGATAGGAAGGAGCATGCTCGTCATAGGCGGCTGATTGGCATAGGATTCTCTCAGTCGGCGATGAAGAGCGTCAATGAACGCCTCTTGCACCACGTAAAGAGTTTCTACCATGTTGCCTACAATGCCGGCTTGCCGGATGAAGCTAACGGCTGGTCGCATCCTTTAACGATGTCAGATTTGTGTAGCTACTTAACCTTCAACGTGATGGCCGACTTCATCTACGGCAAGTCATACGATCTCATCCATTGCCCAGACTATCGACACCTGCTTGAGCATATCGAGGAATCCAACCTCCGAACAGGCGTGTTGCTCTACTGTCCACAGTTATATATAGGCCGCCTGGACCGAAAGCTTTTTCCGAGGGCCTCCACGGGAAATAAAACAATTCATTCTTTCATTAACCAAATTATACAAGAGAGAAAGTCTGAAAATGGCGTGGGGCAGAGTATATATGAGCAGCTGGGCACCCAGCGCAAAAGCACAGATCACCCACTTACTCCTGAAGAGATCCGCAGCGAAGCGATGTTGCTGACCATCGCTG GGAATGATACCACCTCTACTGCACTATGTGCAGCGCTTTTCTATCTCGGAAAAAACCTTCATGCATATGAAAAGCTAGCGGCCGAGATAAGGACCAAGTTTAGCGTAGTAGATGGAATTGGCCAAGACGAAACACTACGGAACTGCCACTACCTCCACGCCTGTACCTATGAAAGCCTGCGGATGTCACCACCTGTGGGGTCGAGTATGTGGAGGGAGGTTGGACCAGGGGGCACGAGTATCGACGGCGAATTCATACCCTGTGGCTACGGAGTTGGGACAGGTATCTACAGCATCCACCATAACCCGAAATACTTTCCTCGGCCGCACGACTTTATACCGGAGCGATGGTTGTCCGAGAAAGACGGCTTCATCTGCAAAGAACAAGCGGACATCCCCTTCGCGGcgtatattcttttctctgctgGAACACGCGCCTGTCTTGGTCGCCATCTTGCAATTACAGAGCTTCTAACCACGATAGCGGCACTCGTCTTGCTATATGACTTCCGGATATCCCACACAGAGAATGGCGAGCTGGGCTGCGGGCATGCGCTCGGCAGGCATGGACGAACAAATCCAGGAGAGTTTCAACTGTATCATCGGGTTACAAGTGGAAAGGAGGGTCCTATACTTCAACTGCGACCTCGGAAAGGCAATTAA